One region of Catenuloplanes indicus genomic DNA includes:
- a CDS encoding DegT/DnrJ/EryC1/StrS family aminotransferase, producing MLPYGRQSVDDDDIAAVTAALRGDFLTTGPTVGAFEAALTAHLGGTGCVAVTSGTAALHTAYAAVGVRPGDEVITTPITFAATAATAALHGATIVFADVEDGTANLDAAAVDAAVTTRTRAITAVDYAGHPAEYEALTKVARRADATLIGDAAHSIGSVYRGVPVGALADVTTLSFFPTKNLTTGEGGAVAATDPAVLGRARRFANQGMVRDREHLRAPDEGGWHQEVHSFGLNYRLPDVLCALGLSQLRRLGQFKTARARLVARYNEMLAGVPGLGLPVQRAWTDPMWHLYPVRIADGRRREVYDRMRAAGIGVQVNYLPVHLHPVFADLGYRRGMCPAAERFYDEQLSLPLFTDLTDADQERAVEALRAVLG from the coding sequence ATGCTTCCCTACGGACGCCAGTCCGTCGACGACGACGACATCGCGGCGGTCACGGCCGCGCTCCGGGGTGACTTCCTCACCACCGGGCCGACCGTCGGCGCGTTCGAGGCGGCGCTCACCGCGCACCTCGGCGGCACCGGCTGCGTGGCGGTGACGTCCGGGACCGCGGCGCTGCACACGGCATACGCGGCGGTCGGGGTCCGGCCCGGCGACGAGGTGATCACCACGCCGATCACGTTCGCCGCCACCGCGGCCACGGCCGCGCTGCACGGTGCCACGATCGTCTTCGCGGACGTCGAGGACGGGACCGCGAACCTGGACGCGGCCGCGGTGGACGCCGCGGTCACCACCCGGACCAGGGCGATCACCGCGGTCGACTACGCCGGCCACCCGGCCGAGTACGAGGCGCTGACCAAGGTGGCCCGGCGCGCGGACGCGACGCTGATCGGCGACGCCGCGCACTCGATCGGCTCGGTCTACCGCGGCGTGCCGGTCGGCGCACTGGCGGACGTCACCACGCTGTCCTTCTTCCCGACCAAGAACCTGACCACCGGCGAGGGCGGCGCGGTCGCGGCCACCGACCCGGCGGTGCTCGGCCGGGCCCGGCGCTTCGCCAACCAGGGCATGGTCCGCGACCGGGAGCACCTGCGCGCGCCGGACGAGGGCGGCTGGCACCAGGAGGTGCACTCGTTCGGCCTGAACTACCGGCTGCCGGACGTGCTCTGCGCGCTCGGCCTCAGTCAGCTGCGCCGGCTCGGCCAGTTCAAGACGGCCCGCGCCCGGCTGGTCGCCCGCTACAACGAGATGCTGGCCGGCGTGCCCGGGCTGGGCCTGCCGGTGCAGCGCGCCTGGACCGACCCGATGTGGCACCTCTACCCGGTGCGGATCGCGGACGGCCGCCGCCGGGAGGTCTACGACCGGATGCGCGCCGCCGGGATCGGCGTGCAGGTCAACTACCTGCCGGTGCACCTGCACCCGGTCTTCGCCGACCTCGGCTACCGGCGCGGGATGTGCCCGGCCGCGGAACGGTTCTACGACGAGCAGCTGTCGCTGCCGCTCTTCACCGATCTCACGGACGCCGACCAGGAGCGGGCCGTCGAGGCGCTGCGGGCCGTCCTGGGCTGA
- the pseB gene encoding UDP-N-acetylglucosamine 4,6-dehydratase (inverting) has translation MLAGSAILITGGTGSLGKAFLRYALDHLNPKRLVVFSRDELKQYETRQLMGDDPRLRWFIGDVRDRERLTRAMHGVDHVVHAAALKQVDTAEYNPFEFVRTNVYGSQNVVEAAIDCGVKKVVALSTDKASSPINLYGATKLTADKIFISANHYAANHPTRFAVVRYGNVVGSRGSVVPFFRRLHAEGRSLPITDKRMTRFWITLDQAVRFVSTSFDMMNGGELYVPRIPSMRILDLANAVAPDVSTYEIGIRPGEKLHEEMISLDDASRTLRLPDRYVVQPTIASWGYTPPADAEPVADDFVYRSDTNDLWLSIDELRDMIGTGA, from the coding sequence GTGCTGGCCGGGTCGGCAATCCTGATCACCGGGGGTACGGGCTCGCTGGGCAAGGCGTTCCTGCGCTACGCCCTCGACCACCTGAACCCGAAGCGGCTCGTGGTGTTCTCCCGCGACGAGCTCAAGCAGTACGAGACGCGTCAGCTGATGGGCGACGACCCGCGGCTGCGCTGGTTCATCGGCGACGTCCGCGACCGGGAGCGGCTCACCCGGGCGATGCACGGCGTCGACCACGTGGTGCACGCGGCCGCACTCAAGCAGGTCGACACCGCGGAGTACAACCCGTTCGAGTTCGTCCGGACCAACGTGTACGGCTCGCAGAACGTGGTCGAGGCCGCGATCGACTGCGGCGTCAAGAAGGTCGTCGCGCTCTCCACGGACAAGGCGTCCAGCCCGATCAACCTGTACGGCGCCACCAAGCTGACCGCCGACAAGATCTTCATCTCGGCGAACCACTACGCGGCGAACCACCCGACCCGGTTCGCGGTGGTCCGCTACGGCAACGTGGTCGGCAGCCGCGGCTCGGTGGTCCCGTTCTTCCGGCGGCTGCACGCCGAGGGCCGCAGCCTGCCGATCACGGACAAGCGGATGACCCGCTTCTGGATCACGCTGGACCAGGCCGTCCGGTTCGTCTCCACCTCGTTCGACATGATGAACGGCGGCGAGCTGTACGTGCCCCGGATCCCGTCGATGCGCATCCTCGACCTGGCCAACGCGGTCGCGCCGGACGTCTCCACGTACGAGATCGGCATCCGCCCGGGCGAGAAGCTGCACGAAGAGATGATCTCGCTGGACGACGCCTCCCGGACGCTGCGCCTGCCCGACCGGTACGTGGTCCAGCCGACCATCGCCAGCTGGGGCTACACCCCGCCGGCCGACGCCGAGCCGGTCGCGGACGACTTCGTCTACCGCTCCGACACCAACGACCTGTGGCTCTCCATCGACGAGCTGCGCGACATGATCGGCACAGGTGCCTGA
- a CDS encoding acyl carrier protein, with amino-acid sequence MPPLDRLREVFRASLELPADAEVDDLEYRGIEKWDSLAHMALVAALEQAFDVMIDTEDVLAISSFTAARKVLERQGVDFD; translated from the coding sequence TTGCCACCCCTGGACCGCCTGCGCGAGGTGTTTCGCGCGTCGCTCGAACTCCCGGCCGACGCCGAGGTCGACGACCTGGAGTACCGCGGCATCGAGAAATGGGACTCGCTCGCGCACATGGCGCTGGTCGCCGCGCTGGAGCAGGCCTTCGACGTCATGATCGACACGGAGGACGTGCTGGCGATCAGCTCGTTCACCGCGGCCCGCAAGGTGCTGGAGCGCCAGGGGGTCGACTTTGACTAG
- a CDS encoding SDR family NAD(P)-dependent oxidoreductase encodes MTSRVALVTGASRGIGRAVATRLAADGHTLCLHASKAEHVDFPDALAVGGDVADAGAMKAMAREIFTAHRRLDALVINAGTHDAAMLGAMPAAAVDRLFAVNAAGAAHTLQASISLLRRGDSPAVVLVSSIMGTAGAAGQAVYGATKAAVAGLARAAAKELGPLGIRVNAVAPGFVDTDMLATLDEAARKERIAATALGRLGTPDDVAAAVAFLLGPDAGFITGQVLGVDGGLTV; translated from the coding sequence TTGACTAGCCGGGTCGCGCTGGTCACCGGCGCGTCCCGCGGCATCGGCCGGGCCGTCGCCACCCGCCTCGCCGCGGACGGCCACACGCTCTGCTTACATGCCAGCAAAGCGGAGCACGTGGACTTCCCCGACGCGCTCGCGGTCGGCGGCGACGTCGCGGACGCGGGCGCGATGAAGGCGATGGCCCGGGAGATCTTCACCGCGCACCGCCGCCTGGACGCCCTGGTGATCAACGCGGGTACGCACGACGCCGCCATGCTCGGCGCGATGCCGGCCGCGGCCGTGGACCGGCTGTTCGCGGTCAACGCGGCCGGTGCCGCGCACACGCTGCAGGCCTCGATCAGCCTGCTGCGCCGCGGCGACTCACCGGCCGTCGTGCTGGTCTCCTCCATCATGGGTACGGCCGGAGCCGCCGGTCAGGCCGTCTACGGCGCGACCAAGGCCGCGGTCGCCGGGCTGGCCCGCGCCGCCGCGAAGGAGCTCGGACCGCTCGGCATCCGGGTCAACGCGGTCGCGCCCGGCTTCGTCGACACGGACATGCTGGCCACGCTGGACGAGGCCGCGCGCAAGGAGCGGATCGCCGCCACCGCGCTCGGCCGGCTCGGCACCCCGGACGACGTCGCCGCGGCGGTCGCGTTCCTGCTCGGCCCGGACGCGGGTTTCATCACCGGCCAGGTGCTCGGCGTGGACGGCGGGCTGACGGTATGA
- a CDS encoding AMP-binding protein, whose product MRLTDADRRSVPAQAAGSAATGLADADAVTLPHPGAALIDPIAGRELSGSALVAAVDAAADRYAQLPAGPVFALTRTDIDSVVRYLGAVQARRPVALIDAGLPAETLGDLIDRYRPGVITGVADRTQDRLTRYDVRECDVLGPLWAGPGGAETHPDLALLLATSGSTGNPRLVRLSRHALFRNVASVVAALGIDATETTVTSLPLFYTYGLMVLNTHLAAGGTVLLDPRGLLDAGFWRTAADRRITSLATVPYQCEMLRRIGFDPQTVPTLRTLTQAGGRLRSDLVVDFSARMRTAGGELIVMYGQTEAGRMAVLPPGFLPDAADSAGAAIPGGAFLVDSPDADGTGEIVYTGPNVMMGYADSAADLVRGDDLAGVLPTGDVGRVDERGLLFLSGRIKRFSKVFGVRLNLDDVERMLAGRGPVAAVSGDDRIVVYAEAADDDLRTVIRHDLVKRTGLHSTGFDVRAIDALPLLPNGKIDYRSLSGMER is encoded by the coding sequence ATGAGGCTCACCGACGCGGACCGGCGGAGCGTGCCGGCCCAGGCCGCGGGCTCGGCCGCGACCGGGCTCGCCGACGCGGACGCGGTCACGCTGCCGCACCCGGGCGCCGCGCTGATCGACCCGATCGCCGGACGCGAGCTGAGCGGATCCGCGCTGGTCGCGGCCGTGGACGCGGCCGCGGACCGGTACGCGCAGCTGCCCGCCGGGCCGGTCTTCGCGCTGACCCGCACGGACATCGACTCGGTGGTCCGCTACCTGGGCGCGGTGCAGGCCCGGCGGCCGGTCGCGCTGATCGACGCGGGGCTGCCCGCGGAGACGCTCGGCGACCTGATCGACCGCTACCGGCCCGGCGTGATCACCGGCGTCGCGGACCGGACCCAGGATCGGCTCACCCGGTACGACGTGCGGGAATGCGACGTTCTGGGCCCACTGTGGGCGGGGCCCGGCGGCGCCGAGACGCACCCGGACCTGGCGCTGCTGCTGGCCACGTCCGGCTCGACCGGCAACCCGCGGCTGGTCCGGTTGTCCCGGCACGCGCTGTTCCGGAACGTGGCCTCGGTGGTCGCGGCGCTCGGCATCGACGCTACCGAGACCACGGTCACCAGCCTGCCGCTGTTCTACACGTACGGGCTGATGGTCCTGAACACGCATCTGGCGGCCGGCGGCACCGTGCTGCTCGACCCGCGCGGGCTGCTCGACGCCGGGTTCTGGCGCACCGCGGCGGACCGGCGGATCACGTCGCTGGCCACGGTGCCGTACCAGTGCGAGATGCTGCGCCGGATCGGGTTCGACCCGCAGACCGTGCCCACGCTGCGCACGCTCACCCAGGCGGGCGGACGGCTGCGCAGCGATCTGGTGGTCGACTTCAGCGCGCGCATGCGTACGGCCGGCGGTGAGTTGATCGTGATGTACGGCCAGACCGAGGCCGGCCGGATGGCCGTGCTCCCGCCGGGATTCCTGCCGGACGCAGCCGACTCGGCCGGTGCCGCGATCCCCGGCGGCGCGTTCCTGGTCGACTCGCCGGACGCGGACGGCACCGGCGAGATCGTCTACACCGGGCCGAACGTGATGATGGGGTACGCGGACTCCGCCGCCGACCTGGTCCGCGGCGACGACCTGGCCGGTGTGCTGCCGACCGGCGACGTCGGCCGGGTGGACGAGCGTGGCCTGCTGTTCCTCAGCGGCCGGATCAAGCGGTTCAGCAAGGTCTTCGGCGTCCGGCTCAACCTCGACGACGTGGAGCGGATGCTGGCCGGGCGGGGTCCGGTCGCGGCCGTCAGCGGCGACGACCGGATCGTGGTCTACGCCGAGGCGGCCGACGACGACCTGCGCACGGTCATCCGGCACGACCTGGTCAAGCGCACCGGCCTGCACTCCACCGGCTTCGACGTCCGCGCGATCGACGCGCTCCCGCTGCTGCCCAACGGCAAGATCGACTATCGGTCGCTGAGCGGTATGGAGCGGTAA
- a CDS encoding CAP domain-containing protein, with amino-acid sequence MRKLVRSAALTAVTAALAIGGTATTATAAVTPATTLEAQVVTATNTARAKAGCKKLIISPALTKAARGHSSDQAKHGYFSHTGRNGSTFTARVKAAGYAPAVGENIAWGYGDTTGVMTGWMNSPGHRKNILNCKAIKIGVGVARDTKGTIYWTQEFGG; translated from the coding sequence TTGCGCAAGCTGGTCCGTTCCGCCGCCCTGACCGCCGTCACCGCCGCCCTCGCCATCGGTGGCACCGCCACCACCGCGACCGCCGCCGTCACGCCGGCCACCACGCTGGAGGCCCAGGTCGTCACCGCCACCAACACCGCACGCGCCAAGGCCGGCTGCAAGAAGCTGATCATCTCCCCCGCCCTGACCAAAGCCGCCCGCGGCCACTCCTCCGACCAGGCCAAGCACGGCTACTTCTCCCACACCGGCCGCAACGGCTCCACCTTCACCGCCCGCGTCAAAGCCGCCGGCTACGCCCCCGCCGTCGGCGAGAACATCGCCTGGGGCTACGGCGACACCACCGGCGTCATGACCGGCTGGATGAACAGCCCCGGCCACCGCAAGAACATCCTCAACTGCAAAGCCATCAAGATCGGCGTCGGCGTCGCCCGCGACACCAAGGGCACCATCTACTGGACCCAGGAATTCGGCGGCTGA
- a CDS encoding phospho-sugar mutase, producing the protein MSNSLIAQAEAWIADDPDPVTRDELRAVLDDPAELADRFAGPLTFGTAGLRGPLRAGPNGMNLAVVTAAAAGLVRWLAEQDAAGPLVIGYDARHGSRAFAERTARVATGAGREALLLPGPLPTPVLAFAVRRLGAAAGVMVTASHNPPQDNGYKVYLGNGLGGPLGDGAQIVPPADAGISAAIRAVGPLADVPLGPPGTLLDDGITDAYVTAAAATVTGSAELTIAYTPMHGVGGPVLTAAFEAAGFATPLMVTAQAAPDPDFPTVAFPNPEEPGATDLLLALASSSGADLAIANDPDADRCAVAIPTATGWRMLRGDELGVLLADALIERGTEGLFATTIVSSSMLRALCTARGRAYDETLTGFKWIVRASGGELAFGYEEALGYCVAPALVRDKDGITAALLTASLALTLKRAGRTLADRLDELAAEFGVHATDQLSIRVGDLSEIATMMTRLRAATPATLLGEPLTAAEDLLPDADVLVLRTASARVVVRPSGTEPKLKAYLEVVEPVGDAPVPAARDRAATALATLRAEISTALGVG; encoded by the coding sequence ATGAGCAACTCGCTGATCGCACAGGCCGAGGCGTGGATCGCGGACGATCCCGATCCGGTCACCCGGGACGAGCTGCGAGCCGTCCTGGACGACCCGGCCGAGCTGGCCGACCGCTTCGCCGGGCCGCTCACGTTCGGCACCGCCGGGCTGCGCGGGCCGCTGCGCGCCGGGCCGAACGGGATGAACCTCGCGGTCGTCACCGCCGCCGCCGCCGGCCTGGTCCGCTGGCTGGCCGAGCAGGATGCGGCCGGCCCGCTGGTGATCGGCTACGACGCGCGGCACGGCTCCCGGGCGTTCGCGGAGCGCACCGCGCGGGTGGCCACCGGCGCCGGCCGGGAGGCGCTGCTGCTGCCCGGCCCGCTGCCCACGCCGGTGCTCGCGTTCGCGGTCCGGCGGCTCGGCGCGGCCGCCGGCGTGATGGTCACCGCCAGCCACAACCCGCCGCAGGACAACGGCTACAAGGTCTACCTCGGCAACGGGCTGGGCGGTCCGCTCGGCGACGGCGCGCAGATCGTGCCGCCGGCGGACGCGGGCATCTCGGCCGCGATCCGCGCCGTCGGCCCGCTGGCGGACGTGCCGCTGGGGCCGCCCGGCACGCTGCTGGACGACGGGATCACCGACGCGTACGTGACCGCCGCGGCCGCCACGGTGACCGGCTCGGCCGAGCTGACGATCGCGTACACCCCGATGCACGGCGTCGGCGGCCCGGTGCTGACCGCCGCGTTCGAGGCGGCCGGCTTCGCCACGCCGCTGATGGTCACCGCGCAGGCCGCGCCGGACCCGGACTTCCCGACCGTCGCGTTCCCGAACCCGGAGGAACCGGGCGCCACCGACCTCCTGCTGGCGCTGGCCTCGTCGTCGGGGGCGGACCTGGCGATCGCGAACGACCCGGACGCGGACCGGTGCGCGGTCGCGATCCCCACCGCCACCGGGTGGCGCATGCTGCGCGGCGACGAACTCGGCGTGCTGCTCGCCGACGCGCTGATCGAGCGCGGCACCGAGGGCCTGTTCGCCACCACGATCGTCTCGTCGTCGATGCTGCGCGCGCTGTGCACGGCCCGGGGCCGCGCCTACGACGAGACGCTGACCGGCTTCAAGTGGATCGTGCGGGCCTCCGGCGGCGAGCTGGCCTTCGGGTACGAGGAGGCGCTCGGCTACTGCGTGGCGCCCGCGCTGGTCCGCGACAAGGACGGCATCACGGCCGCGCTGCTGACCGCCTCGCTGGCGCTCACCCTGAAGCGGGCCGGCCGCACGCTCGCCGACCGGCTGGACGAGCTGGCCGCGGAGTTCGGCGTGCACGCCACCGACCAGCTCTCGATCCGCGTCGGCGACCTGTCCGAGATCGCCACCATGATGACCCGGCTGCGCGCCGCCACCCCGGCGACGCTGCTCGGCGAGCCGCTCACCGCGGCCGAGGACCTCCTCCCCGACGCCGACGTGCTCGTCCTCCGCACCGCCTCGGCCCGGGTCGTGGTCCGCCCCTCCGGCACCGAGCCCAAGCTCAAGGCCTATCTCGAGGTCGTCGAGCCGGTCGGTGACGCCCCGGTCCCGGCCGCCCGCGACCGCGCCGCCACCGCCCTGGCCACACTCCGCGCCGAGATCTCCACCGCCCTCGGCGTCGGCTGA
- a CDS encoding serine/threonine-protein kinase: MTQIPTWNSPSVGPTGGRAVPGATIGGRYSLRTAVGHGGMGTVWRASDTLLRRDVAVKEVVLPPGLAPSDRDQMYERTLREARAAAALQHPAVVQVYDVVHEGGRPWIVMELLDARSLADMIIEDGPLAPRAVAKIGIALLGALEVAHAAGVLHRDVKPANVLIAADGRCVLTDFGVARMPTDVQLTTPGMVLGSPHFISPERAMGQDFGPPSDLFSLGVTLFTAVEGRPPFDKGDPIETMHSVVEDPPLQPVRAGSLANVLLGLLEKDPARRMDVTTARRLLRELLSGPLASNVPPHMATDPYAVVPAQRPRQNPNAPMSPAPPQAPPKPPPSGAIGGPAMLAPGESLTDRLRAIQSGEQSGGASPVSPAAYGGMPAGPPPMGAPWQPHHDTTAPIPPHSHISYPPPHPGMAPTGAMPSVHQSGGVYGGSAGQSRGGGGALDSAKRFGAQAVGTVKSWPRRTQAIAAAGTAAALILVIVLFNLGGGAEEPTPGPVAGGQTTTSEPAAPAIAVEQYANRGISVDVPAGWKVDDAEQRVYVDFTDPEDKGRRLRITVENGANLDRFVTLAEDFLAGNSSSCPKPYTQLQRTPAEMSGVEAIELEYTCGAGDTGRHGIRRFVASGGKVYSFFLTTTEARFQESKPIYDQTVQTFTLTAS; the protein is encoded by the coding sequence GTGACACAGATTCCGACGTGGAACAGCCCTTCTGTCGGCCCGACCGGAGGCCGCGCCGTCCCCGGCGCGACCATCGGCGGCAGGTACAGCCTGCGCACCGCGGTGGGCCACGGCGGCATGGGCACCGTGTGGCGGGCGTCCGACACGCTGCTGCGCCGCGACGTCGCGGTCAAGGAGGTCGTCCTGCCGCCGGGGCTCGCCCCCAGCGACCGGGATCAGATGTACGAGCGGACGCTGCGTGAGGCCCGCGCCGCCGCCGCGCTGCAGCACCCCGCGGTCGTCCAGGTCTACGACGTGGTCCACGAGGGCGGCCGCCCGTGGATCGTGATGGAGCTGCTGGACGCGCGCTCGCTGGCCGACATGATCATCGAGGACGGCCCGCTGGCGCCGCGCGCGGTCGCCAAGATCGGCATCGCACTGCTCGGCGCGCTCGAGGTCGCGCACGCGGCCGGCGTGCTGCACCGCGACGTGAAGCCGGCGAACGTGCTGATCGCCGCGGACGGCCGGTGCGTGCTCACCGACTTCGGCGTCGCCCGCATGCCCACCGACGTGCAGCTGACCACGCCGGGCATGGTTCTCGGCTCGCCGCACTTCATCTCGCCGGAGCGGGCGATGGGCCAGGACTTCGGCCCGCCCAGCGACCTGTTCTCACTCGGTGTGACGCTTTTCACAGCGGTCGAGGGCCGGCCGCCGTTCGACAAGGGCGACCCGATCGAGACCATGCACTCGGTCGTCGAGGACCCGCCGCTCCAGCCGGTCCGCGCCGGCTCGCTGGCGAACGTGCTGCTCGGCCTGCTGGAGAAGGACCCGGCCCGGCGGATGGACGTCACCACCGCCCGCCGGCTGCTGCGCGAGCTGCTGTCCGGCCCGCTGGCCAGCAACGTGCCGCCGCACATGGCCACCGACCCGTACGCGGTTGTCCCCGCGCAGCGCCCCCGGCAGAACCCGAACGCCCCGATGTCGCCCGCGCCGCCGCAGGCACCGCCGAAGCCGCCGCCGAGCGGTGCGATCGGCGGCCCGGCCATGCTGGCGCCGGGCGAGTCGCTGACCGACCGGCTCCGCGCGATCCAGTCCGGCGAGCAGTCCGGCGGCGCGTCCCCGGTCTCCCCGGCGGCGTACGGCGGCATGCCGGCCGGCCCGCCGCCGATGGGCGCGCCGTGGCAGCCGCACCACGACACCACGGCACCGATCCCGCCGCACTCGCACATCAGCTACCCGCCTCCGCACCCGGGAATGGCGCCCACCGGCGCGATGCCGTCCGTGCATCAGAGCGGCGGCGTCTACGGCGGCTCCGCCGGGCAGTCCCGAGGCGGCGGCGGTGCCCTCGACTCCGCGAAGCGGTTCGGCGCTCAGGCGGTCGGCACGGTCAAGTCGTGGCCGCGCCGCACCCAGGCGATCGCCGCGGCCGGCACCGCGGCCGCGCTGATCCTCGTCATCGTGCTGTTCAACCTGGGCGGCGGCGCCGAGGAGCCGACGCCCGGCCCGGTCGCGGGTGGTCAGACCACCACGTCCGAGCCGGCCGCGCCGGCGATCGCGGTCGAGCAGTACGCGAACCGCGGCATCTCGGTCGACGTCCCGGCCGGGTGGAAGGTCGACGACGCGGAGCAGCGGGTCTACGTCGACTTCACCGACCCGGAGGACAAGGGCCGGCGGCTGCGCATAACGGTGGAGAACGGCGCCAACCTGGACCGGTTCGTCACCCTGGCCGAGGACTTCCTGGCGGGGAACTCCAGCTCGTGCCCGAAGCCGTACACGCAGCTGCAGCGCACCCCGGCGGAGATGTCCGGCGTCGAGGCGATCGAGCTGGAGTACACCTGTGGCGCGGGCGACACCGGCCGGCACGGCATCCGGCGGTTCGTCGCGTCCGGCGGCAAGGTCTACTCGTTCTTCCTGACCACCACCGAGGCCCGGTTCCAGGAGAGCAAGCCGATCTACGACCAGACGGTGCAGACCTTCACGCTCACCGCGTCGTAG